From the Streptomyces sp. NBC_01216 genome, the window GGCCACGATGGCGTCCGTGAACTTCCGGAGCGTCTCCTCGGCCGTCACCGTGCCGTCGTTCGTGGCGCCGTTGTCGTCCTGGATCTCCTCCAGCGCGACGATGTCGGGCGAGGCGAGGTTGCGCACCACGGCCGCGGCCAGCGCGTCGAACTTCTCCTGCGGGTCGGACGGGTCGAGGTTCTCGACGTTGTACGTCGCCACCGCCAGCTCGTTCTTGTGCTGCTTGTCCGTGGTCTCGCGCTTCAGGCCGCGGTCGACGACCTTGCCCAGCGTGCGGGCGGCCAGCGTGTAACCACCGTACTGGTTGAAGTCGAGCGGGCCCTCGGTCGGGCCGGCGAGCACGTCGCCGACGTTCGCCTTGGGGAAGGGCTCCTCGGCGACCGGCGTCAGCGACTGGATCTGGAGCCGGCCGCCGTTCTGCGCGTCGTACGAGCCGTAGACCGCGCCACCGCGCCGGTTGCGGTTCTCCCAGGGCTTCACCGTCACCCAGAGCTCGTAGTACGGGTCGGTGGCGCCGACCACGCGCGAGGTGCCGATGCGGACGTTGGTGCCCTCCAGGGACTCGTAGTAGTCCAGGGCGTACGAGCGGGGCCTCAGCGTCAGGCCGTTGACGGAACCGTCCGCGGCGGGGTCGCCCGCGGGGGCGTACGCGTCCGGGACGGAGAAGGCCGAGATCGTGACGGGGGCGGGCACCGGGTTGCCGGAGGACAGCACGGTGACCGTCGGCTTGGAGAGCTGGGTCACCGACTGGTTGCCCGACTTCAGGCCGCCGGGCACGTACTCGCCGACCGTGCCGTTCACGCTCACCGCGTCGCCGACGGCGACGGTCGGGACGGAGCTGGTGAAGACGAAGACGCCCTCGCTGGTGGCCGGGTTGTCGTCCGCCTTCGGGTCCTGCATCCAGAAACCGCGCGAGCCGTACGCGCGGACACCGGTGACGATGCCCGTGACGTCGGCGACCTGCCGGCCCACGAGGGGTGAGACGCGGGTGGTGCCCTGGATGTCGTGGATGCGCACGCCCGCGGCGGGGGCGCTGTCCTCGGCGACGGCGCCGCCCGCACCGGCGAGCAGGCCGGCGGCGAGCGCGGCGGACACGACGGCGGCGACGGCCGCCGATCTCGGTATGGAGGAAGGCATGAGGGTGCTCCGAAGTCGCTTGGAGGATCGGTCGATGATATCTACGCGCGTCAATCTCTTGTGAGAGCAGGGAACTTGTCAAGAGTCGACGGGTGTACGAAGGCTGACGGCCCCGTGAACCGGCGGGCACGGCCCCGAAAGCGTCTACCCTGAATTCCGCCGTGGCCCACGAACGCTCCGAGGAGAAGACCGCAGATGGCATCGGACCGCCCCACCCTGCCCCCCGTGCGGCTGCACACCGACGCGGAGCTGGCTCGGGACGCCCTGGTCACCCCTCTGCTCGCCCGCGCCGTCCGGCTCGCCCGCTGGGCAGGACCCGAGACCATGGTCGGCGCCGGCGGTGAACTCGTCGACGAGCAACTGCCCGCCGCGGCAGAGGTCCTGGGGCTCTCCGCGGACGAGGACGGCGCGGCGTACGCGAGCGAGGCGTGGCGCGTGGCGGTCGACACCGGGCTGCTGGAGATCGAGGACGGCGACGAGGACCGTCCCGGTGCGGTGACCGCCGGCGGGAACCTCGCCGTCGTCACCGGCGGAGCGCCCCTCGACGTCCTCGGTCTCTGGCTGGACGCCCTGGAGGCCGTGTTCGCCGACGCCACCGCCCCGGTGCTGGACGACCTGGCGGAAGTCATCGGCGAGGACGGCGAGATCGACTTCGAGCTGCTCGACTGGGACCCGGAGGCGGAGGCCGAGTTCCTGGAGGGCGTGCTCGGCAACCTCTACCTGCTGACCGTCGGCGACGGCGGCGCGGGCGAGGGGGCCGTGCCGCTGCCGGCGCTCGCCGCGTCGATGATCGTCCCGGACGACATGGGCGAGCCGACCGACGACGTCCTGGAGCAGGTGTCCGAGGCGATGATGCGCCTCGACGACCAGTTCCGGCTGCTCGAACCGATCGGCCTGGTCGCCTACCAGCCCGTCGACGAGGCGCTGATGGCCGAGGAGGGCGAGGAGCCCGCGCCCCCCGCGGACGACGAGGACGTCACCCGCTACGGGATGGTCCGGCTGACGCCGCTCGGCCTGTACGGCGTGCGGGCCCGGATGCTGGAGGCGGGCGTGGACGCGCCGGCCGTCGGCGACCTGGCGGACAAGGGCGCCGACGCGCTGCTCGACGGCCTGGCGTCGTACCCGGAGCCGGCCGCGCGCGCCGAGACGGTGCTGTGGCTGGAAGGCCGGGACGCCGTGGCCGCGGCGCGCGAACTGCTCGGCGCCGCGCGCGGGGCGGACACGGGCTCGCCGCTGCGCCGCCTGCACTGCCAGCAGGCACTGGCCCTGGTCGGGCCCGAGGCGGAACCGGCGGTCCGGGAGGTGCTGGACGACGCCGAACTGGGAGGTCTGGCACGGGTCTGGCTGGCGGAGCGGGGCGCGCCGGACATCCCGGCCCCGCCGGAGTCGATGATCTTCTGGCTGGCGGTCGACACCATCGCGGCACAACTGGACGCGGATGGGGACCTGGCGGAGCTCCAGGACCTGGTGGAGGGCCTCACGGGTCGCCACAGCGGGTTCTTCGACAGCGCCTGGCGGGTGGACCACCCGGCGACGGCGGAGGTCCTGGAGGCCATGGGCCGTGTGCACCGCGACAAGCGGGTCGCGAAGGAGGCCCGGAAGGCGGCGTTCAAGGCACGCTCGCGGACATAGGCGTGACGGCCTGACCACGACGCCCGCGTGACCGCTCGCACCGACGTGCCGGGGTGAGCGGACGACTGCCCCGCCCGCCCCGGTCGCGACGACGGCCTGACCGAGACGACGGCTTGAGCGCTTCGGCTGCCGGGCCGGGGCCCGGCCGACGGACGCGTCCGGTCCGGCCTCCGTCCCGTCAGGTCCGCAGGTGCGAGGCGCCGTTCAGGTCCAGGACCGTGCCCGAGGACCACTCGGCCTCGGGGGAGGCGAGCCAGAGGACCGCGGCGGCGATCTCCTCCGGCGTGCCGACCCGGCCGAAGGGGCTCTGTGCCAGGATTCCGGGACCTTCGGGCCCCGTGAGACGGTCGGCGACCCGTTCGGTGGCGAAGAATCCGGGTGCCACCGAGGCGACACCGATGCCGTACGGCGCCAGCGACACCGCGAGGGACTGCCCCAGCGCGTGGACCGCGGCCTTCGTCGCGCCGTAGGCCGGGTGGTCCGGTTCCCCCCGGAAGGCGCCGCGCGAGCCGATGTTGACGATCCGTCCGCCCTCGTCCCGGTCGATCATGCGCCGGGCCACGAGATGGCTGAGATTCGCCGTGGCCAGCAGATTCACGGCGACGTGCCGCTGCCAGACGGCCACCCACTCCTCGTACGGTGTCTCCGGCAGCGGATGACGGATGTTCACGGCGGCGTTGTTCACCAGCACGTCGATCCCGCCGAGCGCCTCGGCGGCGGCGTCCACCACCGCCGCGGCGCCCGCGGGGTCGGCGAGATCGCCGCCGGTCAGGGCATGGCCGCCGCCGTCGAGGGAGTCGAGCGTCGCGAGGGCCTCGTCGGCGCGGGAACCGAAGTGGACGGCGACGCGGTCCCCGTTCGCCGCGAAGGCACGGGCCACGGCGCGGCCGAGTCCCCGGGAGGCTCCGCTGACGAGAACGCGTCGGCCGGTGGGGGGCAGGTTCATGGTCGGTCGCCTCTCTGTTCAACCGCTGTTTATACGCGAGCGGGACCGTGTGCTCCGACACCAGGTGACCCCAGGGAGACGCATCAGCATGCCGCTCAACCGCAGAGAATTCGCCAAGAGGTCCGCCGCGTCCGGCGCGGGTCTGGCCCTCACCGGCGCCGTCGGCGCGCTCGCCACCGCTCCGGAGGCGCTCGCCGCCGCCGACGACCGCCACGGCCACGGCCATGGCCACCGCCTCGGCTACGGCGAGCTCGTCGAGGACCCCCTGGGTGTCCTCGCCCTGCCCGCCGGATTCACGTACCGGGTCATCACCCGCAGCGGGGTCACCAAGCTGGAATCCGGTGAGTTCACCCCGTCCAACCACGACGGCACCGCGACGTTCGAAGGCCGCCGGGGTGTCACCCTGCTCGTGAACAACCACGAGCTGAAGGGACCCCGCTCGAAGTGGGCGTACCCCGTCCCGCTCACCGAGGGCCTGGTCTACGACCCCGCCGCGGCCGGTGGGTGCACGGTCGTCGAGGTCCACCGCGACGGCAGCGTCGCCGAGTGGGTCGGCATCGCCGGCACCTCCACCAACTGCGCCGGCGGACGGACCCCCTGGGGTACCTGGCTCACCTGCGAGGAGAACTCCGACCGGGCCGGCGAGAACGGCATGACCAAGGACCACGGCTACGTCTTCGAGGTCGACCCGCACGACCGCCGCGCCAACCGCGACCCGCGGCCGGTCAAGGCATTCGGCCGCTACGACCACGAGGCCGTCGTGATCGACCCGCGGACCGGCCACGCGTATCTCACCGAGGACGACTCGAAGCCCAACGGTCTCCTCTTCCGCTGGGTCCCGCCGAAGGGCTTCGCGCACGGCCGCGGCCGGCTGGCCACCCTCGCCGACGACGCCGGCGTGCTCCAGGCCCCGAAGTGCTTCGACGCCGCCGGACGGTTCGTGGACGATCTCTCCCGCGCCACCCGGATCGGCACGGTCTACGGCGTCGACTGGGTCGACGTCCCCGACCGTGACGGCCGTACCGTCGCCGTGCGTGAGCAGTTCGCCGAGGGCGAGGTCACCCGGGCCCGCAAGCTGGAAGGCATGTGGTGGGCCGACGGCGGCGCGTACATCGTCTCCTCGTTCGCCCGTGGCGAGAGCCCCGGCACCCCGCACGACGGCCAGGTCTGGTTCTACGACCCCAAGCGCCGCACCCTCACCCTCCAGGTGCTGCTGGGCGTGAACCCCGCCCCGGACGAGGACGGCGCCTTCGACGGCCCCGACAACATCACCGTCTCCCCGTACGGCGGCCTGGTCATCGCCGAGGACGGCGAAGGCGTCTCGCACCTGTTCGGCGCGACCGAGCGGGGCCGTACCTACCCGATCGCCCGCAACGACCTGAACGACAGCGAGTTCACCGGTGTCGTCTTCTCGCCCGACGGCGACACGCTCTTCGCCAACATCCAGACGCCGGGCATCATGGTGGCCATCACCGGCCCCTGGCGTCGCCAGCCTCGCCGCTGACGGCGCGCCGCGCGGAACGTCGGCCAGCGCGCCCGCCGTGTCCTCGCGCGGGAGCCCTCCGGACCCCGTCCGGAGGGCTCCCGCGCACTCGGCTACAGAGCCTGGGCGCCGGGCTTCACCATGCCGCGCACGGTGCGGGACTTCACGAAGTCACCGATCGCCGTCATCTCCCACTCGCCCGAGAACTGCTTGACGAGCTTGGCCATCATCACGCCCGTCTGCGGTTCGGCGGTCGTCAGGTCGAAGCGGACCAGCTCCTCGCCGCTCGCCGCGTCCAGCAGCCGGCAGTACGCCTTGGTCACCTCGGTGAACTTCTGGCCGGAGAAGGAGTTCACCGTGAAGACCAGACCGGTGGCATCGGCCGGGAGACGGCCCAGGTCGACCACGATGACCTCGTCGTCGCCGGCGCCCTCGCCGGTCAGGTTGTCGCCGGAGTGCTTGATCGCGCCGTTCAGGATCGAGAGTTTGCCGAAGTAGCAGCTGTCCAGGTGGTTGCGCTGCGGCCCGTAGGCGATGACCGAGGCATCGAGGTCGATGTCCTTCCCGCGCGATGCGGGCTCCCAGCCGAGGCCCATCTTGACCTGGGAGAGCAGCGGCCGGCCGCCCTTGACCAGGGAGACGGTCTGATTCTTCCGGAGGCTGACCCGGCCCTTGTCGAGGTTGATCTTGCCGCCGGCCGCCGCGGCCGGCGGGGCCGCCGGGGGAGTGGCGGGCATCGGCGGCGTCGCGGCGACCCGGGGGTCGACCGGGGGCGTGGCGGGGGCCGGGGGTACCGCCGCCGGGGTGGTGGCGGGCTCCTCGTCGACGGAGACACCGAAGTCGGTGGCGATGCCGGCCAGCCCGTTCGCGTATCCCTGGCCCACCGCGCGGGCCTTCCACGCGCCGTTGCGCTGGTAGATCTCGACGACCACCAAGGCCGTCTCCGCGCCGAGCTGCGGCGGGGTGAAGGTGGCGAGCGCGCGGCCGTCGTCGGCGTCCCGGATGGTCGCCGTGGGCTCGATGCCCTGGAAGGTCTGGCCCGCCGCGTCGGGGCTGGCGGTCACGACGATCTTCTCGATGCCGGCGGGCAGGGCGCCGGTGTCCACGACGATCGCGTCCGGGGCTGTGCCGCCGCCGGAGCGGTAGGCCACGCCGGGTCCGGCCGGCTGGTTGTAGAAGATGAAGTCGTCGTCCGAGCGCACCTTGCCGTCGGCGGTGAGCAGCAGGCCCGAAACGTCGAGCCGCACCGGAGCGGCGACGTCCACCGCCACGCGAGCAGCGGAGAGAGGGATGTTCGAGCCGGGGGTCATTGCGGTCATGCCAGGGCTAACGAGCGAGACGGCTTTGCCGTTCCCTTACCTTCCGCTCGCCTCCTACCCCCTTCGGCGGGCCTGCTGACGGGGATGGTTCCGGGCGGTGCGTTCGTTCCCGAACTTGTAGGACCCGGTCCAGCGGGCCATCACCAGCTGGGCGTCCCCGGCGGTCGCCTCCGCCAGGAACTTCTCCGCACGGCCTCCGCGCAGCGTGCCCGCCGCGCGTCCGTGGTGGGTGAGGACGACGGTGCCGTCGGCGTGCTGCGTGTAAGAGAATCCATGAGGACGAGGCATGGCGGCATCCTTTCGTCCCGGGGGCGGATCCGTCAGGTGAGTATTTCTCTTCACACCCCTTCGGGGGCGCTGGAAGCCGGTTCCGCACGCGGGACGTCGACGAGGTGCGACGGGAGACCGACGCGCTACTACGCGCACTCCCTGGACGTCATCGAGCAGCGGGAACGCTCCTTCGCCGCTCGGTTCGACATCTTCCGCTCATGCTGCCTGCGAGCGCCGCTGCCGAGCTCCGGGTACAAGTCGACAGTCTGGATGAGGTGCTGCGCAGGCGAACGCATCACGAGCCCGTGGAAGATCCGGAGTCGTCGTGGTGGCATCGCAGATGCTGACCGTGTCCATGTCGTCCTCTGGTTCGCGGTGACCTCGTCACCGGTAGGTGGTCGACGGGATTCCGCACCGGGTTCGGACCGGGGTGCAGTGGCGTGACCTGCCGGACACAAGCCCCGTCAGGCGGGCGCGCTCCTGCGGGCGGCACGACCCTCGTGACGCAGTGCGGCCCCCGTCACCACCGCGCCGAGCCCCTCCCACAGGCCGACGCCGAGGAAACCGGCGGGCGCCCGGCCGGAGACGACCGCGAGGGTGAAGACGGCGCAGGTCAACAGCCGGAAGGGCACCGTCCACCGGAAGAAGGACTTCCAGTCGGCCAGCGAGGCCAGCACGTAGTACACGCCCATGTTGAGCGCGGCCATGGAGGAGGCGGTGAGGAAGACGAGGGTGTGGTCCCCGTCCGCCCGGCCCGGGGCGGGCACGGGTTCGAAGCCCATCGCGGCGAGCAGGACGTCCGGGGCGAGGAGCCCCACTACTCCCATGGCGGCGGCGAGCACTCCGAAGACCGCCATGGTCCAGCCGGAGAGGGAACGGGGCAGTCGCACGACGGTCCTCCGCGAGATCGAATCTATGCTCGGATCATGAGTGACCTTGCATACCGTGTCGCGGGGCCTTCCGACCAATCCGCTCTCGACGGGCTCGACGACTCCTTCGACACCGACCACGTTTACGAGGTCGCGGCGGGCGACATCGGCTTCGGGCTCCGGCTCGTCCCCGTCGACCCGCCGCTGGTCAAGGTGTTCGCCGAGGATGCCGAGGACCCCGGAGACGGTCCGGACGGGGGAGACGCCGGCCACGACGGCGCCGCGGGTGTGCACGAGATCGTCGCCGTCCACTCCGACGGCACGCTCCTCGGCGTCGTCACGGTCGCCCACCAACGGTGGAACCGGCGCCTCGTCGTCCGGCGGATCACCGTCGACCCCGCTCACCGCGGCCGGGGCATCGGTGGCGAACTGATGCGCCGAGCCCTGGCCCACGGTCGCGAACGGGGCGCCCGGACCGCCTGGCTGGAGGTCAGCAGCGTGAACGTCCCGGCGGTGCGAGCCTATCGGCGGATGGGGTTCCGGCTCTGCGGACTGGACACCACCCTCTACACCGGCACCCCGTCCGAGGGTGAGACCGCCCTGTTCATGGCCAGGCCGCTCGGCTGAGGGTCCCCTCGGGCGGCCCGCCGCCGGAAAGCGCGGCTGTTCCGGGCGCGACCGCCCGGACGGAGGTCACCCGAAAGGCTCCGGACCGGTCGGACCACGGCGTCCGGCCGGTTCCCTCCGCGTCGCCCGCCCCGTACCGGCCCGCTCAGGCCAGCGCGGCCTTCATCATCGCCCGGGCCACCGGGGCGGCCAGTCCGTTGCCGCTGACCTCGGAGCGGGCCGCGCCCGAATCCTCGATCAGGACGGCGACCGCGACCTTCTCGCCGGTGTCCGGGTCCTCGGCGTAGGACGTGAACCAGGCGTAGGGCGTCTTGCTGTTGTTCTCGCCGTGCTGCGCGGTGCCCGTCTTGCCGCCCACCTCGGCGCCGGGGATCGCCGCGTTGCCGCCGGTCCCCTGTTCGACCACGGTCACCATGGCGCTGCGCAACTGCTCGGCCGTCTCGGACGACACCACCCGCCGGGTGTCCCCGTCCTCGAAGGACCGGAGTGTGTCGCCGTCCGAGTCGACCACCTTCGAGACCATGTGCGGGGACGCCAACAGCCCGTCGTCGGCGATCACCGCGGACACCATCGCCATCTGGAGCGGGGTGGCCGTCACGTCGAACTGGCCGATGCCGCTCAGCGCCGTCTGCGCCTCGTCCATGCCTGACGGGTACACGCTCGGATAGGCGCGCACGGGCACGTCCCGCTCGGTGTCGTCGAAGCCGAACTTCTCGGCCATCGCCCTCACCTCGTCCTGGCCGAGGTCGACGGCAAGCTTGGCGAAGACGTTGTTGCAGGAGTACCGCAGCGCGGTGCGCAGCGTGGCGTTCTCGCAGGGGGCGGAGGCGTTCTCGTTCTTCAGTACGGTCCGGGTGCCCGGCAGGGTGTAAGGGTTCGGACTGTCGGTCGGCGTGTCGACCGAGGCGTACCTGCCCTGCTCCAGGGCCGCGGCGGCGACGACCAGCTTGAAGGTCGACCCGGGCGGCAGCGGCTGCCGCAGCGCCCGGTTGACCAGCGGCTTGTCCGCGTCCGTGGTCAGTTCCTCCCACGTCGAGCCGTCCGTCAGACCGGCGATCTTCGACGGGTCGTAGCTGGGCGTGGACACCATGCCGAGGACGCGGCCCGTCTTCGGGTCGAGGGCGACCGCCGCGCCCTTCTTGGAGCCGAGCGCCTGGTAGCCGGCCTTCTGGACGTCCGGATCGATCGTGGTGAGCACGTCGCCGGGCTGTTGCCGCTCGCCGGTGAGTGCCTCCAGCGGGTTCTGCAGCCGGCTGTCGGTACCGTCCAGGACGTCCGCGTAGATGCCCTCCAGCTGCGTGGCGCCGTACGCCTGCGAGCTGTAGCCGGTGACCGCCGCGTAGAGCTCGCCGTCGGTGTGGTCGCGCTTGTAGGCGAGGTCGCCGTTCTCCGTTCTCACCGAGCCGGTGACCGGTGTGCCGGCCACGACGATGTTCCCGAGCGGCTGCGCGTACCGCGCCATGATGTTCCGCCGGTTGTGCTGGTCGTCCGCGAGGGCCTTGCCTTCGTACGCCTGCACCCAGGTGGCCCGGCCCAGCAGGGCGAGGACCAGGAGCAGCGAGAAGACCGAGGCGTGCCTGATCGTCTTGTTCATCCCACAGGGGGACGAACGAAGCGACAGGGGGCGTTCCGGAAGTGTCCGGTTTCTCAGTCAACCTTCATCCGGGCGGTCGGCGGCGAGAGGCGTGTCACATCCCTCGGGCCGTGTGCCGGGCCGCGGCGGCGTACGGGGGTGCGCGCCCGGGTGCGATTGACCCATGATTTCGGACCGTGAATGCACCTCCTGTCCGGTCACCACCCGGCCTAGGGTGATGCTCATGAACGAGATCACCACGCCGGGGTCCTTCGCCCCGTTGCTGACCCGTGCCACCGATGCCGAGACCACCGCCGACCCGAGCAGCGTGATGACCCTGCTGGCCGATTCCGACACGACCGGCGGGCTGCTCACCAGCTACCGCTCGTCCTTCGCGGAAGGCGCCGTCGGCGCCCCGGCGCACTTCCACACCAAGGCGTCGGAGCTGTTCTTCGTGCTCGGCGGTTCGCTCCAGGTGCTGGTCGGCGAGGAGGTCACGGTGCTGGAGGAGGGGGACTTCCTCCTCGTGCCGCCGCACACCCCGCACGCGTTCGCGGCGGCCCCGGGGGCCGAGGCCGACGTCCTCTTCGTCTTCACGCCCGGGATGGCCCGCTTCGACTACCTGCGCCTGCTGGGCCGGGTGATGCGCGGCGAGGCGGGCTTCGAGGAGATCGAGGAGTCCTCGGAGCGCTTCGACAACCACTACGTCGACAGCCCGGTCTGGCGGAAGGCGATCGCCGAGCGCGGCTGAGGTGCCGGGTCGCCGGGGGCGACCCGCGAGGCCGGCAGCGGCGCGATCTATAAGCATCTCTTGGGGTAAAGCCTTGATCTTATAGGATTGACGTATGGTCGAGGGGGCTCCAATCTGGAGGCATGGACGTCACACACCCTCTCGGCGGCGCCGAGTTCGCGCCCCGGAACACCTACCTCAACACCTCCACCTGCGGGTTGCTGCCTCGCCGGACGATCGAGGCGGTCACCCTGCTCGCCGAGGAGACGGCGGACGGGCGGCCGGACGGCGCCGGCAGCTTCGACATCGTCGCCGAAGCCCGCGCCACCTACGCCCGGCTCGTCGGCGTCCACTCCGACCGGGTCGCCGTCGGAAGTTCGGTCTCCGTCCACGTCGGCCTGATCGCGCAGTCCATGCCGGCCGGGGCCGAGATCCTCTTCGCCGAAGGCGACTTCAGCTCGGTCATCACCCCGTTCACCGTCCGCGGTGACCTCAGGGCACGCTTCGTCCCGCTGGAACGGCTCGCGGAGTCCGTTCGTCCCGAGACCGCGCTCGTCGCCTTCTCCAGCGTGCAGTCCGCCGACGGCCGCACGGCCGACCTTCCGGCCGTGCGCGCCGCCGCGGCGGCGCACGGCGCCCGCACCCTCCTGGACGCCACGCAGTCGGCGGGCTGGCTGCCGCTGCGGGCGGGAGAGTGGGACTACACGGTGGCCGGCGGCTACAAGTACCTGCTCTGCCCGCGCGGTGCCTCGTTCCTCACCGTCACCGAGGAGGCGCAGGACTCACTGCTCCCGATCCACGCGGGCTGGGTCACCGGCGAGGAGCTGTGGACCAACAGCTACGGTCCGGTGCGTGAACTGGCCCGCTCCGCACGGCGGTTCGACGAGCCGCCGGCCTTCCTCTCGTACCACGGGGCGGCTCGCTCGCTCGCCCTGCTCGAGGAGACCGGCATCGAGCGGATCGAGCAGCACAACAAGGCGCTCGCGGCCCGCTTCCGCGAGGGACTCACCGCCCTGGGCCACGCGCCGGTGCCGGACGTCTCCGGCGTCGTCGGCATCCCCGGCATGGGTGACCGCCAGGACGACCTGCGGAAGTCCGGCATCCTGCTCTCCGCCCGCGCGGGCAACCTGCGCGCGTCCTTCCACCTGTACAACTCCGTCGGGGACGTGGACCGCGCACTGGAGGCGCTGGCCGGCTGAGGGCCTGTCGGGCCCAGGCATCCGTGACCGCGCGTCCGCGCGCCCTCCGGGTCACCGCCCCGCCGAGCGCCGCGCCCAGCGCCTCCAGGGAGGAGAGCGCCGCGTCCGCCGTGGCGTTCACCCCGTAGGGGTTGACCCGGATCATCTCCTTCGCCAGCGCACCACCACCCGCGGCCGGCGGCAGCGAGGAATCCGCCGTCGGCGAGGACGACCAAGCCCACCTGACCCAATCGGTAGAGGTGCGCGGTACCGGCTCCGGCTCGGGGATATCGGCCGCAGAGTTCCCGGTTCGAGCCCCGGGGTGGGTAAGGGCTACGGCTGCGGGGGCAAGGCGTCCCCGAGGTAGGGGGTAAGGGCGGAAACTCCTGCGGCTGCCTGCCCAACGGTCGGGGCTACGGGAATGAGGCCCGGCACATGCGAATGGTTGCCGGCGGCGTCGAGAGCACCGGAGAGGTCCGGGTCATCTGCGGCGTGTGCAGGAGCGGCAAGAGCGAGCCCCGAGAGGGCGAGTGCTGCGGCAGTAACGATCTTCTTCATGCCTTGCTGAACGAACGCCCCGGGGTGGGGAAACGGTCCCTCACCCCATCGGAGCCCGCTAGCCCAACGGCAAGAGGCGTCGCGCCTAAGACCTGTATCGACTGCGCAGAGCCCGCGACGCACCGCCGACGCTGCGAGCGACACCACGGGGCGTACGAGCGCCGACCGACCGTCCGCAACCGACGGGCACGGAGTCGGCGACGAGCGGCCCGGAACGACGCTGCCGCACGGCTCCGCCGGATCATCGAGCGGAAGGGGACCGCGTGGTGTGACTGGTGCCTCGACGACTTCCCCACGGTGGACGTGAACGTGGACCATGTGCGGCCCCTCTCGATGGGAGGGACCGACACGGACGGGAACGTTCAAGTGCTGTGCCGGGGATGTCACCAGCTCAAGACGGAGACGGAGTTTGGGCATGCTCCGTTCGGGCTACCGCACGTGAGACGCGCCCACGCCACTGATTCCGCCGATAGGCGAACCAGGGGCGAAGGCATTGTCCATTCCGCTCATGAGCGAGTCCCCGGCAGCGAACACGTTCTGATTCGTGGACGCGTCCCAGTTCTGTCCCCCGGTGTCGCCGAGCCCCAGGATGCCGCTTCCTGGGGTCGCGGGTGGTGCGTCGTCGGCATGTGCGACTCCAGTCATGCCGAGTGCGGCCCCGGTGATAGCGAGTGTGGCGAACATGCGCCGAGCGGTGTTGTTCATACCGCGCCAACGAGGACGGCCTCGGCGGGTCACGGCGTACGGCCGGCAGGCCAGGGCCTTGACCTGGGCGGTCTGCAGTGCGGTGAACGCGCGCGGGCGGCCTGGGCGTGTGCGGTCGGCCAGTCCCGCAAGGCGCTGGCCGGCGAATCGGCCCCGCCAGGTGCGCACGGTGTCCAGGTGCAGGCCCGTCTCCCGGGCGATCGTTGCGTTGGAGCGTCCGCGCGCCGCGTGCGGCACGACCTGCGCGCGCAGCCGCATCCGGTACTCGCTCTTGTGGCCGTAGGCCATCTTCTTCAGCCGTTGGCGCTCGACGCCGGTCAACGTTATCGGGCGCGCAGTGGCAACGGGCGTGGGCGGCGGACCGATCGGTAGAAGCGGATCATGGCGGGTCGCGGTCTGCCGCGCGCGCCGCGGAATGCCGGGGCGCCTGCTGCACTGAAGGCGGGGAGGCGCGCGCGGGATGGCCGTCCTTCCCGCGCCGGCCGTGGTGCACGTGCGCCTGGGGGTGTCTGGCCGGTCTGGCTATGCGGCGGGATAGCGGCGGGGCACGGCGGGTGCCACCCGGTGGCAGGGACGGATCAGCTCAGCATGACGAGGTATCCGGCCGCGATGGCGATGCCGACGACGGTGAGGGTGTAGACGGCGAGCAGGCGCCGTGACATGACCCGGCTCAGCAGTCCGAGTTCGGGAACGTTGACTCCGGCTGCGGAGATGATCAGGGCGAAGACCGCCCCCAGACTCATACCGGCCTCGTGCAGGGCGGCCGCG encodes:
- a CDS encoding SDR family NAD(P)-dependent oxidoreductase, which gives rise to MNLPPTGRRVLVSGASRGLGRAVARAFAANGDRVAVHFGSRADEALATLDSLDGGGHALTGGDLADPAGAAAVVDAAAEALGGIDVLVNNAAVNIRHPLPETPYEEWVAVWQRHVAVNLLATANLSHLVARRMIDRDEGGRIVNIGSRGAFRGEPDHPAYGATKAAVHALGQSLAVSLAPYGIGVASVAPGFFATERVADRLTGPEGPGILAQSPFGRVGTPEEIAAAVLWLASPEAEWSSGTVLDLNGASHLRT
- a CDS encoding TerD family protein, with translation MTPGSNIPLSAARVAVDVAAPVRLDVSGLLLTADGKVRSDDDFIFYNQPAGPGVAYRSGGGTAPDAIVVDTGALPAGIEKIVVTASPDAAGQTFQGIEPTATIRDADDGRALATFTPPQLGAETALVVVEIYQRNGAWKARAVGQGYANGLAGIATDFGVSVDEEPATTPAAVPPAPATPPVDPRVAATPPMPATPPAAPPAAAAGGKINLDKGRVSLRKNQTVSLVKGGRPLLSQVKMGLGWEPASRGKDIDLDASVIAYGPQRNHLDSCYFGKLSILNGAIKHSGDNLTGEGAGDDEVIVVDLGRLPADATGLVFTVNSFSGQKFTEVTKAYCRLLDAASGEELVRFDLTTAEPQTGVMMAKLVKQFSGEWEMTAIGDFVKSRTVRGMVKPGAQAL
- a CDS encoding GNAT family N-acetyltransferase, with translation MSDLAYRVAGPSDQSALDGLDDSFDTDHVYEVAAGDIGFGLRLVPVDPPLVKVFAEDAEDPGDGPDGGDAGHDGAAGVHEIVAVHSDGTLLGVVTVAHQRWNRRLVVRRITVDPAHRGRGIGGELMRRALAHGRERGARTAWLEVSSVNVPAVRAYRRMGFRLCGLDTTLYTGTPSEGETALFMARPLG
- a CDS encoding endonuclease/exonuclease/phosphatase family protein, whose protein sequence is MPSSIPRSAAVAAVVSAALAAGLLAGAGGAVAEDSAPAAGVRIHDIQGTTRVSPLVGRQVADVTGIVTGVRAYGSRGFWMQDPKADDNPATSEGVFVFTSSVPTVAVGDAVSVNGTVGEYVPGGLKSGNQSVTQLSKPTVTVLSSGNPVPAPVTISAFSVPDAYAPAGDPAADGSVNGLTLRPRSYALDYYESLEGTNVRIGTSRVVGATDPYYELWVTVKPWENRNRRGGAVYGSYDAQNGGRLQIQSLTPVAEEPFPKANVGDVLAGPTEGPLDFNQYGGYTLAARTLGKVVDRGLKRETTDKQHKNELAVATYNVENLDPSDPQEKFDALAAAVVRNLASPDIVALEEIQDDNGATNDGTVTAEETLRKFTDAIVAAGGPAYAWRSIDPENNQDGGQPGGNIRQVFLFNPARVSFTDRAGGDATTATGVTHGAKRRAALTLSPGRIDPENPAWDDSRKPLAGEFSFRGRTVFVIANHFGSKGGDESLTSHHQPPVRSSETKRLLQAQAVNTFVKDVLAVDKRADVLVLGDINDFEFSGTTKALTDGGALYPAVKSLPRSERYSYVYQGNSQVLDQILTSPGVRHFEYDSVHINAEFADQNSDHDPQVLRFRP
- a CDS encoding alkaline phosphatase PhoX, translated to MPLNRREFAKRSAASGAGLALTGAVGALATAPEALAAADDRHGHGHGHRLGYGELVEDPLGVLALPAGFTYRVITRSGVTKLESGEFTPSNHDGTATFEGRRGVTLLVNNHELKGPRSKWAYPVPLTEGLVYDPAAAGGCTVVEVHRDGSVAEWVGIAGTSTNCAGGRTPWGTWLTCEENSDRAGENGMTKDHGYVFEVDPHDRRANRDPRPVKAFGRYDHEAVVIDPRTGHAYLTEDDSKPNGLLFRWVPPKGFAHGRGRLATLADDAGVLQAPKCFDAAGRFVDDLSRATRIGTVYGVDWVDVPDRDGRTVAVREQFAEGEVTRARKLEGMWWADGGAYIVSSFARGESPGTPHDGQVWFYDPKRRTLTLQVLLGVNPAPDEDGAFDGPDNITVSPYGGLVIAEDGEGVSHLFGATERGRTYPIARNDLNDSEFTGVVFSPDGDTLFANIQTPGIMVAITGPWRRQPRR